A single genomic interval of Streptomyces graminofaciens harbors:
- a CDS encoding sigma factor-like helix-turn-helix DNA-binding protein, which translates to MRERHTVQGARRAREFEAFVAGAAGRLLRTATLLAAETPDDNPRARRLLTHALAHTYADWDRLRGEDPYDRARQHLAVRYARGAWHQYVPFRSPPGGVLGGLGPRERLVLVLRLYEGVAEEQTAALLGLTVERVEVMCTRAMEKVLRPPRSPAQAVAKVVPS; encoded by the coding sequence GTGCGAGAACGGCATACGGTTCAAGGCGCCCGCCGGGCCCGGGAGTTCGAGGCGTTCGTCGCGGGCGCGGCCGGCCGGCTGCTGCGGACCGCCACTCTGCTGGCGGCGGAGACCCCGGACGACAACCCGCGCGCGCGTCGCCTGCTGACCCACGCCCTCGCCCACACCTACGCCGACTGGGACCGGCTGCGGGGCGAGGACCCCTACGACCGGGCCCGTCAGCACCTGGCCGTGCGGTACGCGCGCGGGGCCTGGCACCAGTACGTGCCCTTCCGCTCCCCTCCGGGGGGTGTGCTGGGCGGGCTCGGTCCCCGGGAGCGCCTGGTCCTCGTCCTCAGGCTGTACGAGGGTGTCGCCGAGGAGCAGACGGCGGCGCTGCTCGGGCTGACCGTCGAGCGCGTCGAAGTGATGTGCACGCGCGCGATGGAGAAGGTTCTGCGCCCCCCGCGCAGCCCCGCCCAGGCCGTGGCGAAGGTGGTGCCGTCGTGA
- a CDS encoding tetratricopeptide repeat protein: protein MRDSHRGEAEALLVRAVEEEVRRSGGRSDGTVLLSRAKAALDSLAQNAAEEYEAYTRALDESAAGHISFGQRYAKEGAGTPLLVAAVAAAATVVADLVLGTGTGTAVGAGVTVGVVGAAATVLKVTASHLPAAHHRAGALGQPGGPEQLRLQWLTALEVRGIRPFLDQQRVIAASTAQKKAPQLRGADKSAAARRRNVLEQSFAQLPEPDDRFADRRQEMGKIRQWVQASRAATETRPTVVVLHGTPGSGRTALAVRAAHDLRDYFRGACVVDMRGDSPGEDPLSTRDALMHLLNRLGAPRDQLLFRERTSQDQQVRRLSELYHQHLTGLPVTIVLDDASDPEQVRTLVPERSDSLVLVTSRGPLPLPADLPAQVHQLPVEALDAAGAEELLDSAAQERSAGGYDTEATARIRQLCGGLPLALRIAGSSLGARTPGQLATDLGAYGPVEPVERALWLRYTDQSEPSRRLLRRLALAGRASLGAAAAASLLATDETEATRHLTTLARTGLIDHVHGNRYRLHDLVRDFAQARLLDEEPPSERTAAQERLIVTYADLADSVLRLVDGNMSTRSDRFGPHGFVSLDEALRWLDDETSFITSTLRHAEGVNQAAVLSLLGALCDYCLLRGDLYRLGELSELAQSIDQGLLTRSVQWRTGIAARQLGELDKARSTLTSVVDLYMETNHDAGAARALCSLGITLHHQGNLTEAAAKLFEALGMQSAPELAADRAWTMHALAAVERDRSRLADALDLLTRALVIHRQQDSLHGEGWAHFQLGQLRLRMGDVPSAESELRAALDLFGRTRDARGQAWAMTQLARARLVAGDASAAVDGFRQALSRHRDNEDARGEAWSGYYLGQALEETGNLDQAVRELERSRTMFSRMRDMYGLACARHHSARVTRDQRAVQTGSLRNSGFARQLLVDARADFQRIGVAHGEAWTCLELAVVDAGNTRPQQALALCDEAASLFMSYGDRRGEDWARFLRCTLLPYAAAGGVEIGTAVAEEELSQLVRTSHPLRDEKLAEYIEAYQLLLERGVNLESGWRAWTLGMVPNRHAREVMGVAVTASH, encoded by the coding sequence ATGCGCGACAGCCATCGGGGCGAGGCCGAGGCGCTGTTGGTCCGGGCGGTCGAGGAGGAGGTGCGCAGGTCCGGCGGCCGTAGCGATGGAACCGTCCTGCTGTCGCGGGCGAAAGCGGCCCTGGACTCCCTGGCACAGAACGCGGCGGAGGAGTACGAGGCGTACACCCGCGCACTGGACGAATCGGCGGCCGGGCACATCAGTTTCGGCCAGCGGTACGCGAAGGAGGGGGCCGGAACTCCCCTGCTGGTGGCGGCCGTCGCGGCGGCCGCGACCGTGGTGGCGGACCTGGTGCTGGGCACCGGCACCGGCACGGCCGTCGGCGCGGGCGTGACCGTCGGGGTCGTGGGCGCCGCGGCCACCGTCCTGAAGGTGACCGCCTCCCACCTCCCCGCCGCGCACCATCGCGCGGGCGCCCTGGGCCAGCCGGGCGGCCCGGAGCAGCTGAGACTCCAGTGGCTGACGGCGCTGGAGGTGCGCGGGATACGCCCGTTCCTGGACCAGCAGAGGGTGATCGCCGCCTCCACGGCGCAGAAGAAGGCGCCCCAGCTGCGCGGCGCCGACAAGAGCGCGGCGGCCCGCAGGCGCAACGTACTGGAGCAGTCCTTCGCCCAACTCCCCGAACCCGACGACCGGTTCGCGGACCGTCGGCAGGAGATGGGCAAGATCCGGCAGTGGGTGCAGGCGTCGCGGGCCGCCACCGAGACCCGGCCGACGGTCGTCGTCCTGCACGGCACGCCCGGCTCCGGCCGCACCGCCCTCGCCGTCCGCGCCGCCCACGACCTGCGGGACTACTTCCGGGGCGCGTGTGTGGTCGACATGCGCGGCGACAGCCCGGGGGAGGACCCGCTCTCCACCCGGGACGCGCTGATGCATCTGCTGAACCGCCTCGGCGCCCCACGCGACCAGCTCCTCTTCCGTGAGCGCACCTCGCAGGACCAGCAGGTCAGGCGACTGAGCGAGCTCTACCACCAGCATCTGACGGGGCTGCCGGTGACGATCGTCCTGGACGACGCCTCCGACCCCGAGCAGGTCCGCACGCTCGTCCCCGAACGCTCCGACAGCCTCGTCCTGGTCACCTCCCGGGGCCCGCTCCCACTGCCCGCCGACCTGCCCGCCCAGGTGCACCAGCTGCCGGTCGAGGCGCTGGACGCGGCGGGCGCGGAAGAACTGCTGGACTCGGCCGCCCAGGAGAGGTCCGCCGGCGGGTACGACACCGAAGCGACGGCCCGGATCCGGCAGCTGTGCGGCGGCCTACCCCTCGCGCTGCGCATCGCGGGCTCCTCCCTCGGCGCGCGCACCCCCGGCCAACTGGCCACGGACCTCGGCGCGTACGGCCCGGTCGAGCCGGTCGAGCGCGCGCTGTGGCTGCGCTACACCGACCAGTCCGAGCCCTCACGCCGACTGCTGCGCCGGCTGGCGCTGGCGGGGCGGGCCTCCCTGGGCGCGGCGGCGGCCGCCTCCCTGCTCGCCACCGACGAGACGGAGGCGACCCGCCACCTCACCACGCTGGCCCGCACCGGACTGATCGACCATGTCCACGGCAACCGCTACCGGCTGCACGACCTGGTCCGCGACTTCGCCCAGGCCCGCCTCCTCGACGAGGAGCCGCCGAGCGAGCGCACGGCCGCCCAGGAGCGGCTGATCGTCACGTACGCCGATCTCGCCGACTCGGTGCTGCGCCTGGTCGACGGCAACATGTCGACCCGCTCGGACCGCTTCGGCCCGCACGGCTTCGTGTCGCTGGACGAGGCGCTGCGCTGGCTGGACGACGAGACCAGCTTCATCACCTCCACGCTCCGGCACGCGGAGGGCGTCAACCAGGCCGCCGTACTGAGCCTGCTGGGCGCCCTGTGCGACTACTGCCTGCTGCGCGGCGACCTCTACCGCCTCGGCGAGCTGAGCGAACTCGCCCAGTCCATCGACCAGGGTCTGCTGACGCGCTCGGTCCAGTGGCGTACGGGTATCGCGGCCCGTCAGCTGGGCGAGCTGGACAAGGCCCGGTCGACCCTGACCTCGGTGGTCGACCTCTACATGGAGACGAACCACGACGCGGGCGCGGCCCGTGCCCTGTGCTCGCTCGGCATCACCCTCCACCACCAGGGCAATCTGACCGAGGCCGCGGCGAAGCTCTTCGAGGCGCTGGGCATGCAGTCCGCGCCGGAACTGGCCGCCGACCGCGCCTGGACCATGCACGCCCTCGCCGCCGTGGAACGTGACCGCTCCCGCCTGGCCGACGCCCTGGATCTGCTCACCCGCGCCCTGGTGATCCACCGCCAGCAGGACTCCCTGCACGGCGAGGGCTGGGCCCACTTCCAGCTCGGCCAGCTGCGGCTGCGCATGGGCGACGTGCCGAGCGCGGAGAGCGAGCTGCGCGCCGCGCTCGATCTGTTCGGCCGTACCCGTGACGCCCGTGGCCAGGCCTGGGCCATGACCCAGCTGGCCCGCGCCCGCCTCGTCGCCGGCGACGCCTCGGCCGCCGTCGACGGCTTCCGCCAGGCCCTCTCCCGGCACCGCGACAACGAGGACGCCCGCGGCGAGGCCTGGAGCGGCTACTACCTCGGCCAGGCCCTGGAGGAGACGGGCAACCTGGACCAGGCGGTACGGGAGCTGGAACGGTCGAGGACGATGTTCTCCCGGATGCGCGACATGTACGGCCTGGCCTGCGCCCGCCACCACTCGGCCCGGGTCACCCGCGACCAGCGCGCGGTCCAGACGGGCTCCCTGCGGAACTCGGGCTTCGCCCGTCAGCTCCTCGTCGACGCCCGAGCGGACTTCCAGCGCATCGGCGTCGCCCACGGCGAGGCGTGGACCTGCCTGGAACTGGCGGTCGTGGACGCCGGCAACACCCGCCCGCAGCAGGCCCTGGCCCTGTGCGACGAGGCGGCGAGCCTCTTCATGTCGTACGGCGACCGCCGGGGCGAGGACTGGGCCCGCTTCCTGCGCTGCACCCTGCTTCCCTACGCCGCGGCCGGCGGTGTCGAGATCGGCACGGCCGTGGCCGAGGAGGAGCTGTCGCAGCTGGTCCGCACGTCCCATCCCCTGCGGGACGAGAAGCTCGCCGAGTACATCGAGGCGTACCAGCTGCTGCTGGAGCGCGGGGTCAACCTGGAGTCCGGCTGGCGCGCCTGGACTCTCGGCATGGTCCCGAACCGCCACGCCCGCGAGGTGATGGGGGTGGCGGTGACGGCGAGCCACTGA
- the greA gene encoding transcription elongation factor GreA: MTQTSENVTWLTQEAYNQLRAELDYLSGPARTEIAAKIAAAREEGDLRENGGYHAAKEEQGKQELRVRQLTQLLENAKVGEAPASADGAVAPGMVVTIAFDGDEDDTVTFLLASREYASSDIETYSPQSPLGSGVIGKKVGQDAQYELPNGKFASVKILKAKPYQS, encoded by the coding sequence GTGACCCAGACCAGCGAGAACGTCACCTGGCTGACCCAGGAGGCGTACAACCAGCTCAGGGCCGAGCTGGACTACCTGTCTGGTCCTGCGCGCACGGAGATCGCCGCCAAGATCGCGGCCGCGCGCGAGGAGGGCGACCTGCGCGAGAACGGCGGGTACCACGCGGCCAAGGAGGAGCAGGGCAAGCAGGAGCTCCGTGTGCGCCAGCTGACCCAGCTCCTGGAGAACGCCAAGGTCGGCGAGGCGCCGGCGTCGGCGGACGGCGCGGTGGCGCCCGGCATGGTCGTGACGATCGCCTTCGACGGCGACGAGGACGACACCGTGACGTTCCTGCTCGCCTCCCGCGAGTACGCCAGCTCCGACATCGAGACCTACTCGCCGCAGTCCCCGCTCGGTTCCGGTGTGATCGGCAAGAAGGTCGGCCAGGACGCGCAGTACGAGCTGCCCAACGGCAAGTTCGCCTCGGTGAAGATCCTCAAGGCGAAGCCCTACCAGAGCTGA
- a CDS encoding ABC transporter permease, which yields MSAVTDTVRVPPPGNPITQSVRDSLVVAKRNLIRMSRIPEMVIFGLIQPIMFVVLFSYVFGGSMNIDGTTDSAVYREFLMAGIFAQTVTFATAGAGAGIADDMHKGLIDRFRSLPMARGAVLTGRTLADLVQTALTLFVLAMVALLVGWRTHTSIGEVLGAFGLLLLLGYAFTWVGALIGLSVRTPEAATSGGLIWLFPVTFISNAFVDSSRMTPWLRHVADWNPFSATVQACRELFGNPGVSTSTAWPMQHSVWASLIYSVLIILIFRTLSVRKYRSATA from the coding sequence GTGAGCGCCGTCACCGACACCGTTCGGGTCCCCCCGCCCGGCAACCCGATCACACAGTCCGTCCGGGACTCACTGGTCGTCGCCAAGCGGAACCTGATTCGCATGTCCCGGATCCCCGAGATGGTGATCTTCGGGCTGATTCAGCCCATCATGTTCGTGGTGCTGTTCAGCTATGTCTTCGGCGGCTCCATGAACATCGACGGAACCACGGACTCCGCCGTCTACCGCGAGTTCCTGATGGCAGGGATCTTCGCCCAGACCGTCACGTTCGCAACCGCGGGCGCCGGTGCCGGCATCGCCGACGACATGCACAAGGGGCTCATCGACCGCTTCCGCTCCCTGCCCATGGCGCGCGGGGCCGTGCTGACCGGACGTACGCTCGCCGACCTGGTGCAGACGGCTCTCACGCTGTTCGTGCTGGCCATGGTCGCCCTGCTGGTCGGCTGGCGGACCCACACCAGCATCGGCGAGGTGCTCGGCGCCTTCGGGCTGCTGCTTCTGCTCGGGTACGCGTTCACCTGGGTCGGCGCGCTCATCGGCCTCTCCGTGCGCACCCCCGAGGCCGCCACCTCCGGCGGGCTGATCTGGCTCTTCCCGGTCACATTCATCTCGAACGCGTTCGTGGACTCCAGCCGGATGACGCCCTGGCTGCGTCATGTCGCCGACTGGAACCCGTTCAGCGCCACGGTGCAGGCCTGCCGTGAGCTGTTCGGCAACCCCGGGGTGTCGACGTCGACGGCCTGGCCGATGCAGCACTCCGTGTGGGCCTCGCTGATCTACTCGGTCCTGATCATCCTCATATTCCGGACGCTGTCGGTACGGAAGTACCGCTCGGCGACGGCGTGA
- the ilvA gene encoding threonine ammonia-lyase codes for MSYRTADSFPTVTLDDVRGAQKMLGGIARVTAMEGSRHLTQLVGAPVHLKCENLQRTGSFKLRGAYVRIAGLLPEQRALGVVAASAGNHAQGVALASALLGVRSMVFMPKGAPLPKISATEEYGAEVRLHGTVVDETLAAAQQYAAETGAVFIHPFDHPDVIAGQGTVGLEILEQCPEVRTIVVGIGGGGLAAGIATAVKALRPDVRIVGVQAEGAAAYPLSLAAGRPVAVEHPATMADGIKVGRPGDVPFDIIADLVDEVRTVSEDNLSSALLLCLERAKLVVEPAGASPVAALLRDPGSFEGPVVAVLSGGNVDPVLMQRVLRHGMAAGGRYLQVRLRLTDRPGALATLLGVLSVVDANVLDVSHVRTDPRLGLTEVEVELHLETRGPRHCAEVGHALREAGYTVID; via the coding sequence ATGAGCTACCGCACCGCTGACTCCTTTCCCACGGTGACACTGGACGACGTACGGGGTGCCCAGAAGATGCTCGGTGGCATCGCACGTGTCACCGCGATGGAGGGCAGCAGGCATCTGACGCAGCTCGTCGGCGCGCCGGTCCACCTCAAGTGCGAGAACCTCCAGCGGACGGGGTCGTTCAAGCTGCGCGGCGCGTACGTGCGCATCGCCGGCCTGCTGCCGGAGCAGCGCGCCCTCGGCGTCGTCGCGGCCAGCGCGGGCAACCACGCGCAGGGCGTCGCCCTCGCCTCCGCCCTGCTCGGCGTGCGCTCCATGGTCTTCATGCCGAAGGGCGCCCCACTGCCGAAGATCAGCGCGACCGAGGAGTACGGCGCCGAGGTACGCCTGCACGGCACGGTGGTCGACGAGACACTCGCCGCCGCCCAGCAGTACGCGGCCGAGACGGGCGCGGTGTTCATCCACCCCTTCGACCACCCCGACGTCATCGCGGGCCAGGGCACGGTCGGCCTGGAGATCCTGGAGCAGTGCCCCGAGGTGCGCACGATCGTCGTGGGCATCGGTGGCGGAGGGCTCGCCGCGGGCATCGCGACCGCGGTGAAGGCGCTGCGGCCGGACGTCCGGATCGTCGGTGTGCAGGCGGAGGGCGCGGCCGCTTACCCGCTCTCGCTCGCGGCCGGCCGCCCCGTGGCGGTGGAGCACCCGGCGACGATGGCCGACGGTATCAAGGTCGGGCGGCCCGGCGACGTGCCGTTCGACATCATCGCCGACCTGGTCGACGAGGTCCGCACGGTCTCCGAGGACAACCTCTCCAGCGCCCTGCTGCTCTGCCTGGAGCGGGCCAAGCTGGTCGTGGAACCGGCCGGCGCGAGCCCCGTCGCGGCCCTGCTGCGCGACCCGGGCTCCTTCGAGGGCCCCGTGGTCGCGGTCCTCTCAGGCGGCAACGTCGACCCCGTGCTGATGCAGCGCGTCCTGCGCCACGGCATGGCCGCCGGTGGCCGCTACCTGCAGGTTCGCCTCCGCCTCACCGACCGCCCGGGCGCCCTCGCGACGCTTCTCGGGGTGTTGTCAGTGGTCGACGCTAATGTCCTCGACGTGAGCCATGTCCGGACCGATCCCCGGCTCGGGCTCACGGAGGTGGAGGTCGAGCTGCACCTGGAGACGAGGGGGCCCAGGCACTGCGCCGAGGTCGGCCACGCCCTGCGCGAGGCGGGCTACACGGTCATCGACTGA
- a CDS encoding ATP-binding cassette domain-containing protein, whose translation MPGAIYAEGLVKTFGDVRALDGVDLDVPEGTVLGLLGPNGAGKTTTVRCLTTLLRPDSGKAVVAGIDVLKHPDAVRRSVGLSGQFAAVDEYLTGRENLQMVGQLYQMRAKAAKVRAGELLEQFNLAEAADRPAKTYSGGMRRRLDLAAALVVSPPVMFMDEPTTGLDPRNRQHLWDVIKQLVSGGTTLLLTTQYLEEADNLAHDIAVVDHGRVIARGTSDELKARTGGERVEVVVHEREHIRDAVEVLTGFGKGDPTVEEHTRKLTVPVTGGAKLLAEVIRELDVRGIEIDDIGLRRPTLDDVFLSLTGHVAEARDEENGANGTPADTKARGRGKETTE comes from the coding sequence ATGCCAGGCGCCATCTATGCCGAAGGCCTGGTGAAGACCTTCGGTGACGTAAGGGCTCTGGACGGTGTCGACCTCGATGTCCCCGAGGGCACCGTCCTGGGTCTGCTCGGGCCGAACGGCGCGGGCAAGACGACCACCGTCCGATGTCTCACGACCCTGCTGCGGCCCGACAGCGGCAAGGCGGTCGTCGCGGGCATCGACGTCCTCAAGCACCCTGACGCCGTCCGCCGCTCGGTCGGCCTCTCCGGCCAGTTCGCCGCGGTCGACGAATATCTGACGGGCCGGGAGAACCTGCAGATGGTCGGCCAGCTCTACCAGATGCGGGCCAAGGCCGCGAAGGTGCGCGCGGGCGAGCTGCTGGAGCAGTTCAACCTCGCGGAGGCCGCCGACCGGCCCGCCAAGACCTACTCCGGGGGTATGCGCCGCCGCCTCGACCTGGCGGCCGCGCTGGTGGTCTCACCACCGGTGATGTTCATGGACGAGCCGACCACCGGACTCGACCCCCGCAACCGCCAGCATCTGTGGGACGTCATCAAGCAGCTCGTCTCCGGGGGTACGACCCTGCTGCTGACCACGCAGTACCTCGAAGAGGCCGACAACCTGGCGCATGACATCGCGGTCGTCGACCACGGCCGGGTCATCGCCCGGGGCACCTCCGACGAACTCAAGGCCCGCACCGGCGGCGAGCGCGTCGAGGTCGTCGTGCACGAGCGCGAACACATACGGGACGCCGTGGAGGTGCTGACGGGCTTCGGCAAGGGCGACCCCACCGTCGAGGAGCACACCCGCAAGCTCACGGTCCCCGTCACCGGCGGCGCCAAGCTTCTCGCCGAGGTCATCCGCGAGCTGGACGTCCGCGGCATCGAGATCGACGACATCGGCCTGCGCCGGCCCACCCTGGACGACGTCTTCCTCTCCCTGACGGGCCACGTGGCGGAGGCCAGGGACGAGGAGAACGGCGCGAACGGCACGCCCGCCGACACCAAGGCACGAGGACGAGGAAAGGAGACCACCGAGTGA
- the mca gene encoding mycothiol conjugate amidase Mca, translated as MTDQLRLMAVHAHPDDESSKGAATMAKYVSEGVDVLVVTCTGGERGSILNPKLQGDKYIQEHIHEVRKKEMDEAREILGVEQEWLGFVDSGLPEGDPLPPLPEGCFALEDVDKAAGELVRKIRAFRPQVITTYDENGGYPHPDHIMTHKISMVAFEGSADTEKYPEVEYGPAYQPQKLYYNQGFNRPRTEALHNALLERGMESPYGDWLKRWDEFQRNERTLTTHVPCAEFYEIRDKALIAHATQIDPDGGWFRVPLDLQKEVWPTEEYELAKSLVDTSLPEDDLFAGIR; from the coding sequence TTGACTGACCAGCTGCGACTGATGGCCGTGCACGCGCACCCCGACGACGAGTCGAGCAAGGGTGCGGCCACCATGGCGAAGTATGTGTCCGAGGGGGTGGACGTGCTGGTCGTGACCTGCACGGGCGGGGAGCGCGGCTCCATCCTCAATCCGAAGCTGCAGGGTGACAAGTACATCCAGGAGCACATCCACGAGGTACGCAAGAAGGAGATGGACGAGGCTCGCGAGATCCTCGGCGTCGAGCAGGAATGGCTCGGTTTCGTCGACTCCGGACTCCCGGAGGGCGACCCCCTGCCGCCGCTGCCCGAGGGCTGCTTCGCCCTGGAGGACGTCGACAAGGCGGCCGGCGAGCTGGTTCGGAAGATCCGCGCGTTCCGTCCCCAGGTGATCACCACCTACGACGAGAACGGCGGCTATCCGCACCCCGACCACATCATGACCCACAAGATCTCGATGGTGGCGTTCGAGGGCTCGGCGGACACCGAGAAGTACCCCGAGGTCGAGTACGGCCCGGCCTACCAGCCGCAGAAGCTCTACTACAACCAGGGCTTCAACCGTCCGCGCACCGAGGCGCTGCACAACGCGCTGCTCGAGCGGGGCATGGAGTCGCCGTACGGGGACTGGCTCAAGCGGTGGGACGAGTTCCAGCGCAACGAGCGGACGCTGACCACGCACGTCCCGTGCGCCGAGTTCTATGAGATCCGTGACAAGGCTCTCATCGCGCACGCCACGCAGATCGACCCCGACGGGGGCTGGTTCCGGGTGCCGCTGGACCTGCAGAAGGAGGTCTGGCCGACCGAGGAGTACGAGCTGGCGAAGTCGCTCGTGGACACCTCGCTTCCGGAGGACGACCTCTTTGCGGGCATCCGTTAG
- a CDS encoding DUF4307 domain-containing protein produces the protein MSTASTQLPDGRYGRSADGRADHKLKVIGAALGAAMLVLVGWFAYHYVVGNRVSVEIYTFETSANSVKVHLRGDKDAGVEAYCTVRSQAEDGAEVGRADFRFDADTTTIDKVFTLRTTSRGTTAELLGCHAN, from the coding sequence ATGAGCACGGCGAGCACCCAGCTGCCCGACGGCCGCTACGGCCGCTCCGCGGACGGGCGCGCCGACCACAAGCTCAAGGTCATCGGCGCAGCCCTGGGCGCGGCAATGCTCGTCCTCGTCGGCTGGTTCGCCTACCACTACGTCGTCGGCAACAGGGTCAGCGTCGAGATCTACACCTTCGAGACCTCCGCGAACTCGGTGAAGGTGCACCTCAGGGGCGACAAGGACGCCGGCGTCGAGGCCTACTGCACCGTGCGCTCCCAGGCCGAGGACGGTGCCGAGGTCGGCCGCGCCGACTTCCGCTTCGACGCCGACACCACGACCATCGACAAGGTCTTCACCCTCCGTACGACGTCCCGCGGCACCACCGCCGAGCTCCTCGGCTGCCACGCGAACTGA
- a CDS encoding MarR family winged helix-turn-helix transcriptional regulator, which yields MSMDMTTVGDNGLLDTLQHEVAVFARRAEQTRLGGVGQVRNSMDRAAYLLLNRLDKEGPMGVKALAASMGIDSSTVTRQVAPLVDTGLVKRTSHPEDGRAVVLQLSPRGLSRLEEVRSSRRQLMADLTEDWAPEEREAFCSLLTRFNTALSARMGAAPEAPAPS from the coding sequence ATGTCGATGGACATGACGACCGTCGGTGACAACGGTCTTCTCGACACGCTGCAGCACGAGGTCGCGGTGTTCGCACGCCGTGCCGAGCAGACCCGGCTCGGCGGCGTGGGGCAGGTGCGCAACTCCATGGACCGTGCCGCGTATCTGCTGCTCAACCGCCTCGACAAGGAAGGCCCGATGGGCGTCAAGGCGCTCGCGGCGAGCATGGGGATCGACTCGTCGACGGTCACCCGGCAGGTGGCTCCGCTGGTCGACACCGGCCTCGTCAAGCGGACCTCGCACCCGGAGGACGGCCGGGCGGTGGTGCTCCAGCTCTCTCCGCGCGGGCTCTCCCGGCTCGAGGAGGTACGTTCCTCCAGGCGCCAGCTGATGGCCGATCTGACCGAGGACTGGGCGCCCGAGGAGCGCGAGGCGTTCTGCTCGCTGCTCACGCGGTTCAACACCGCGCTGTCCGCGCGCATGGGTGCCGCCCCGGAGGCCCCGGCGCCGTCCTGA